The nucleotide sequence aaatttcatggaatttggagagaattttttgtaataatgccattttttggtcataatgtatggccaaaaaagtaaaattaaaaattttttgtctcagaatcgcatgaaattttggatatatggtttgattagcatttcatacatacagttaaaatttcatggaatttggagagaattttttgtaataatgccattttttggtcataatgtatggccaaaaaagtaaaattaaaaattttttgtctcagaatcgcatgaaattttggatatatggtttgattagcatttcatacatacagttaaaatttcatggaatttggagagaattttttgtaataatgccattttttggtcataatgtatggccaaaaaagtaaaattaaaaattttttgtctcagaatcgcatgaaattttggatatatggtttgattagcatttcatacatacagttaaaatttcatggaatttggagagaattttttttaataatgccattttttggtcataatgtatggccaaaaaagtaaaattaaaaattttttgtctcagaatcgcatgaaattttggatatatggtttgattagcatttcatacatacagttaaaatttcatggaatttggagagaattttttgtaataatgccattttttggtcataatgtatggccaaaaaagtaaaattaaaatttttttgtctcagaatcgcatgaaattttggatatatggtttgattagcatttcatacatacagttaaaatttcatggaatttggagagaattttttgtaataatgccattttttggtcataatgtatggccaaaaaagtaaaattaaaaattttttgtctcagaatcgcatgaaattttggatatatggtttgattagcatttcatacatacagttaaaatttcatggaatttggagagaattttttgtaataatgccattttttggtcataatgtatggccaaaaaagtaaaattaaaaattttttgtctcagaatcgcatgaaattttggatatatggtttgattagcatttcatacatacagttaaaatttcatggaatttggagagaattttttgtaataatgccattttttggtcataatgtatggccaaaaaagtaaaattaaaaattttttgtctcagaatcgcatgaaattttggatatatggtttgattagcatttcatacatacagttaaaatttcatggaatttggagagaattttttgtaataatgccattttttggtcataatgtatggccaaaaaagtaaaattaaaaattttttgtctcagaatcgcatgaaattttggatatatggtttgattagcatttcatacatacagttaaaatttcatggaatttggagagaattttttgtaataatgccattttttggtcataatgtatggccaaaaaagtaaaattaaaaattttttgtctcagaatcgcatgaaattttggatatatggtttgattagcatttcatacatacagttaaaatttcatggaatttggagagaattttttgtaataatgccattttttggtcataatgtatggccaaaaaagtaaaattaaaaaatttttctctcagaatcgcatgaaattttggatatatggtttgattagcatttcatacatacagttaaaatttcatggaatttggagagaattttttgtaataatgccattttttggtcataatgtatggccaaaaaagtaaaattaaaaattttttctctcagaatcgcatgaaattttggatatatggtttgattagcatttcatacatacagttaaaatttcatggaatttggagagaattttttgtaataatgccattttttggtcataatgtatggccaaaaaagtaaaattaaaaattttttctctcagaatcgcatgaaattttggatatatggtttgattagcatttcatacatacagttaaaatttcatggaatttggagagaattttttgtaataatgccattttttggtcataatgtatggccaaaaaagtaaaattaaaaattttttctctcagaatcgcatgaaattttggatatatggtttgattagcatttcatacatacagttaaaatttcatggaatttggagagaattttttgtaataatgccattttttggtcataatgtatggccaaaaaagtaaaattaaaaattttttctctcagaatcgcatgaaattttggatatatggtttgattagcatttcatacatacagttaaaatttcatggaatttggagagaattttttgtaataatgccattttttggtcataatgtatggccaaaaaagtaaaattaaaaattttttctctcagaatcgcatgaaattttggatatatggtttgattagcatttcatacatacagttaaaatttcatggaatttggagagaattttttgtaataatgccattttttggtcataatgtatggccaaaaaagtaaaattaaaaattttttctctcagaatcgcatgaaattttggatatatggtttgattagcatttcatacatacagttaaaatttcatggaatttggagagaattttttgtaataatgccattttttggtcataatgtatggccaaaaaagtaaaattaaaaattttttgtctcagaatcgcatgaaattttggatatatggtttgattagcatttcatacatacagttaaaatttcatggaatttggagagaattttttgtaataatgccattttttggtcataatgtatggccaaaaaagtaaaattaaaaattttttgtctcagaatcgcatgaaattttggatatatggtttgattagcatttcatacatacagttaaaatttcatggaatttggagagaattttttgtaataatgccattttttggtcataatgtatggccaaaaaagtaaaattaaaaattttttctctcagaatcgcatgaaattttggatatatggtttgattagcatttcatacatacagttaaaatttcatggaatttggagagaattttttgtaataatgccattttttggtcataatgtatggccaaaaaagtaaaattaaaaattttttgtctcagaatcgcatgaaattttggatatatggtttgattagcatttcatacatacagtttaaatttcatggaatttggagagaattttttttaataatgccattttttggtcataatgtatggccaaaaaagtaaaattaaaaattttttgtctcagaatcgcatgaaattttggatatatggtttgattagcatttcatacatacagttaaaatttcatggaatttggagagaattttttttaataatgccattttttggtcataatgtatggccaaaaaagtaaaattaaaatttttttgtctcagaatcgcatgaaattttggatatatggtttgattagcatttcatacatacagttaaaatttcatggaatttggagagaattttttgtaataatgccattttttggtcataatgtatggccaaaaaagtaaaattaaaaattttttgtctcagaatcgcatgaaattttggatatatggtttgattagcatttcatacatacagttaaaatttcatggaatttggagagaattttttgtaataatgccattttttggtcataatgtatggccaaaaaagtaaaattaaaaattttttctctcagaatcgcatgaaattttggatatatggtttgattagcatttcatacatacagttaaaatttcatggaatttggagagaattttttgtaataatgccattttttggtcataatgtatggccaaaaaagtaaaattaaaaattttttctctcagaatcgcatgaaattttggatatatggtttgattagcatttcatacatacagtttaaaatttcatggaatttggagagaattttttttaataatgccattttttggtcataatgtatggccaaaaaagtaaaattaaaaattttttgtctcagaatcgcatgaaattttggatatatggtttgattagcatttcatacatacagttaaaatttcatggaatttggagagaattttttttaagaatgccattttttggtcataatgtatggccaaaaaagtaaaattaaaatttttttgtctcagaatcgcatgaaattttggatatatggtttgattagcatttcatacatacagttaaaatttcatggaatttggagagaattttttgtaataatgccattttttggtcataatgtatggccaaaaaagtaaaattaaaaaatttttctctcagaatcgcatgaaattttggatatatggtttgattagcatttcatacatacagttaaaatttcatggaatttggagagaattttttttaataatgccattttttggtcataatgtatcccaaaaaagtaaaattaaaaattttttctctcagaatcgcatgaaattttggatatatggtttgattagcatttcatacatactaatataataataataatgccattttttggtcataatgtatggccaaaaaaggaaaattaaaaattttttgtctcagaatcgcatgaaattttggatatatggtttgattagcatttcatacatacagttaaaatttcatggaatttggagagaattttttgtaataatgccattttttggtcaaaatgtatggccaaaaaagtaaaattaaaaattttttgtctcagaatcgcatgaaattttggatatatggtttgattagcatttcatacatacagttaaaatttcatggaatttggagagaattttttttaataatgccattttttggtcataatgtatggccaaaaaagtaaaattaaaaattttttgtctcagaatcgcatgaaattttggatatatggtttgattagcatttcatacatacagttaaaatttcatggaatttggagagaattttttgtaataatgccattttttggtcataatgtatggccaaaaaagtaaaattaaaaattttttctctcagaatcgcatgaaattttggatatatggtttgattagcatttcatacatacagttaaaatttcatggaatttggagagaattttttgtaataatgccattttttggtcataatgtatggccaaaaaagtaaaattaaaatttttttgtctcagaatcgcatgaaattttggatatatggtttgattagcatttcatacatacagttaaaatttcatggaatttggagagaattttttgtaataatgccattttttggtcataatgtatggccaaaaaagtaaaattaaaaattttttctctcagaatcgcatgaaattttggatatatggtttgattagcatttcatacatacagttaaaatttcatggaatttggagagaattttttgtaataatgccattttttggtcataatgtatggccaaaaaagtaaaattaaaaattttttgtctcagaatcgcatgaaattttggatatatggtttgattagcatttcatacatacagttaaaatttcatggaatttggagagaattttttgtaataatgccattttttggtcataatgtatggccaaaaaagtaaaattaaaaattttttgtctcagaatcgcatgaaattttggatatatggtttgattagcatttcatacatacagttaaaatttcatggaatttggagagaaatttttgtaataatgccattttttggtcataatgtatggccaaaaaagtaaaattaaaaattttttctctcagaatcgcatgaaattttggatatatggtttgattagcatttcatacatacagttaaaatttcatggaatttggagagaattttttgtaataatgccattttttggtcataatgtatggccaaaaaagtaaaattaaaaattttttgtctgagaatcgcatgaaattttggatatatggtttgattagcatttcatacatacagtttaaatttcatggaatttggagagaattttttttaataatgccattttttggtcataatgtatggccaaaaaagtaaaattaaaaattttttgtctcagaatcgcatgaaattttggatatatggtttgattagcatttcatacatacagttaaaatttcaaggaatttggagagaattttttttaagaatgccattttttggtcataatgtatggccaaaaaagtaaaattaaattttttttgtctcagaatcgcatgaaattttggatatatggtttgattagcatttcatacatacagttaaaatttcatggaatttggagagaattttttgtaataatgccattttttggtcaaaaaagtaaaattaaaaattttttctctcagaatcgcatgaaattttggatatatggtttgattagcatttcatacatacagttaaaatttcatggaatttggagagaattttttttaataatgccattttttggtcataatgtatccccaaaaaagtaaaattaaaaattttttctctcagaatcgcatgaaattttggatatatggtttgattagcatttcatacatacagttaaaatttcatggaatttggagagaattttttgtaataatgccattttttggtcataatgtatggccaaaaaagtaaaattaaaaattttttgtctcagaatcgcatgaaattttggatatatggtttgattagcatttcatacatacagttaaaatttcatggaatttggagagaattttttgtaataatgccattttttggtcataatgtatggccaagaaagtaaaattaaaaattttttgtctcagaatcgcatgaaattttggatatatggtttgattagcatttcatacatacagttaaaatttcatggaatttggagagaattttttgtaataatgccattttttggtcataatgtatggccaaaaaagtaaaattaaaaattttttctctcagaatcgcatgaaattttggatatatggtttgattagcatttcatacatacagttaaaatttcatggaatttggagagaattttttgtaataatgccattttttggtcataatgtatggccaaaaaagtaaaattaaaaattttttgtctgagaatcgcatgaaattttggatatatggtttgattagcatttcatacatacagtttaaatttcatggaatttggagagaattttttttaataatgccattttttggtcataatgtatggccaaaaaagtaaaattaaaaattttttgtctcagaatcgcatgaaattttggatatatggtttgattagcatttcatacatacagttaaaatttcaaggaatttggagagaattttttttaagaatgccattttttggtcataatgtatggccaaaaaagtaaaattaaattttttttgtctcagaatcgcatgaaattttggatatatggtttgattagcatttcatacatacagttaaaatttcatggaatttggagagaattttttgtaataatgccattttttggtccgtctgtccgtcacgtcgatatcttgagtaaatcaaatccgatttcaaaaaaaaaaatccctgaaagatagtcaaaatagtgaggctaagttcgaagatgggcatattcgggtcggcccttcgtgagttagggccacctaaatgatttaaggtcttttggtgatatttatggcaaaataaacgatggaaatgtaaatgacacggcaaatgataggtattgtcaataccaatccaggaaaaaaaagtttaaaatcgggtgagtggaccgtgagttagggccttagaagtgaaatgctactagggccctatgtgtattttacatagaactcaagtaaatttcattcatttttcgtattttttatgtcatttggaaggtaatcaaaggccgaatagaatgttgttgaaaaaaaaaaaaataaatttgggtcctcggactaaggccgctactagggccctatgtgtattttacatagaactcaagtaaatttcattcgtttttcgtaatttttgtgtcatttggaaggtaatcaaaggccgaatagaatgttgttgaaaaaaaaattaaatttgggtcctcggactaaggccgctactagggccctatgcgtattttacatacaactcgagtaaatttcatccgtttttcgtaatttttgtttcatttgaaagataatcgaacaccgaatagaatgttgttgaaaaaaaaattaaatttggatcctcgaactgaggccgatactaggccctatgtgtatttatactcaataaattaaaattttagggggatttgaaatttttgttttatttgaaaggaacgtcgtacggggcttcgtaattgcgctatgcccaatttctaagatgtacacattacataataattttactttaactactttaactggcgcataggcttacggtcaaagtagggtgacagacgcacttgggtcacgtacgcaatagatatacgggtttgtacggggctcagtcgcagcaaacgctccgactgttctgatggctcgttttcctgatttttttggaaattttggaaaaaacttaaaaaataaatcacaAAATAAGCCCCGCCCCGCTTAAGACATAAGAGGATTCATTCAGGTTTTATCTTCTTACACCAGCTCCCGccttttctttttaaacatttaaGAGTCACTTTGCGAAAACGTCGACGAATTGAAATTCAAGGGGTCTCCGAATATAGCTTTTTTGGTATAGATGGATTCGTTGGACAACAAGGCACAAATTTAGCAGTATCGATATGTTCGAAAAAGCTCTGCTCTGTGGCTCCAGCAGCGATTTTACCTCTAAAAATTGACGATTTTCATAGAGGTCCGTAGGACGACGCGATTCTGATACCTGCGAACTAATGGTATGGGATGCCATCACTAGGCACCTAGAATAGAACCGCATATAAATCACTTAGGTTAAATGGTCGCGCAGACAACAGtatcactttttcgaaaaagaagcACAAAAATGACACCCTCGTGAAACTTGAGTCACTCTAGCTCATCTGTATCAAAGCTTTTGATAGAGAAATTTGGTCTTACATTGTTCCCTGAACTCCAACCTTTCGAATGACACGTTACACGATATGATCCGACCTCGATAAGTGTGATCTGTAGTCACATTTTAGCAGTAAAGTCTACCAACgacattaaaattatgttaaattgATTAGCAGGCCTGAAATATCAGGAATATCAGGAACAGCCCTTGGTGCTACATAAGAAGGATATTCACCTGCGAGTACGAAGGgtgcaagatttttttttgtttgcataaaaattgaacgtaaaaATGGGCaataagaaaaatcttttgaatttacaatCCCTCGCACTTTTAATGCTGAAAACAGACGAAGCGACAACATCCAAAAGCacgacaaaaatgattttctctattttactgatttatttacaaacaacATGTTTAACTACAGAAAACTGGATCAGTTTCATCATTCTCCTACTTTGCACTTTCCAACCCATTCAGTCCAATTTCAGCGCAAACGATGCACCACATGAACATCCCTGTTCCGCTTTCGGATTATTTACGATTCGGAAGCCGGATTTTATCAACTCAACATGATAGTCGATGGTCGAGCCGGCACAATATTCCAGTGAAACATTGTCGATGACAATACGGTTGTCCGGTCCGAGAAATGAGTCCTCATCGCTGATCTTATCGTCAATATCGAATTTGTATTGAAAGCCCGAACATCCTCCGCCGTCCACTGTGATACGTAAGAATGATTTGTTGTCGCTGCATATTTCCTGGACGCGTTTGATACAGTTGTCGGTCAATTTCAGATTCGGTGGCTGTGTGACATACGTTCGTTTCGCTGATTTCCAAATTGTGTTTGCCGATGTTTGTCTGTACgagaatttaatttgcaaaacaaaatcgaattttgtGTCGCAGAACCTTACCGTGCTAATCGAATGGCAATGCTAGCCATTTCTATTCCTGTTATTATTCGGCTGTATCGCCCACTTAGTATCTACCACTGACTATTATTACTGCCTTTGATTTTTCTAACAATAACATCTCCGCCGTTTTGACAAAATtgcgaaataaaaacaaaaacaaaaaatagttttttacaGATGTAGGGAGTGTGACAACGGCTGCACTCACACagacaatagttatttgctaaccaaggggagaaaattaaaagttcCACCAAGAACGAAAGCTCGCTTCACTGTGGCCGCAATTCCGCTCAAGgtggaatttcatatttctaCCCGAGATGAACACACCGTTTTTCATGCTGGCGTTTTGCGAAAATCCGTATTTTCGTccactttgaagaaaatagCGTGTTTTGGTATTCAGACATTTCAGGggagaaaatgattattttctcaccttaAATGGCGGCTCtcagaatgacaacaaaacgtcattttcaCCAACGCTTCATAGTGgacaaaataaggattttaCTCTTCCTTCCGCTCTCTTCGTAGGATTAGGATAcgcaaatatattttaaaatgtgCGTTTGACCTATGAGGTCTGCTCCAAGGTCAtacaaattgtcaaattactgtcaaatttcatccgtatagacataacctcatcaatatttatataaaaaccgatctctgtggatgaaatcgtgttcgttcggccagCGAACATTCGTATTTACatttacttggaacaaacctatttcGCTATTTTCGTTGTAAAGTGATACTTTCACACCTGGCGGTATGAAATAGttgtttcgttaaaaaagaaaaccgaTCGTTCTTACCGAACAAAGGACAGCTGATTTGACATATATAGCAAACGTCACAGTCTTGACAGAAAAACACTCAtcttgaatattttcttttagttGAGTTGGACAGTTTAATAAAAGATTTGATCagcaaatttcaacaaaaattgtttcgaaaaGTCAATTTCCCAACCGGGAGAAGATGTAACCATCTTTGTttgaatcaaaataataatttgccAAGGAAAGTGTCAATATTTTTGCTGTCAGTTAATACGAGAGACAGTGCAAGATGTCGAGACACAGAGAAATacggaaaataaattacacaGGTGAGAAATTCGAAACGGTccgaatgaaattcaaaacggTGAACTTGAGAACGCCAGggcaaaaaattcaattgggCTTTTAACTTTTTGCTAGCAACTTTAAAGTACAATCAGAGTGTAAAATATAAAGTAAGAAGATTAACTACACTGATATTCAGCCAAAGGTGCTGCAACTGGATATACGTAAAACGTACGCGTGTACATAACCAATGAGCATTTTGACGGACAGCTGTGTACTGTTAGCCAGTATTATTTACTGACCAGAGTAACATTTTTTAGCATTGAGATATGACAGGCGGCAGAGAAGCCACTGTGGAATTTTTGGGACATGTTCatggaattttcggaattaaatggaaatatttcgaatttcgagtggacattaaattgaatattcaGGATTGTTGCAATGACGAATACTTGGCTGACCTTGACTCCGCTgcaatttaatgttttgtttatttatccGTCCTAGGCGATTACGATCCATTCGCataattaaaaatggaaatcaagCGCTTGTCTCTTTAGAATTTTAAAGTAAATTGTCTACActgaaaatttactgaattttagTGAATCAATGCCCGAATATTGTGTGTGCCGGGCAGTGAATAACGAATCGTTCATTTCCCAAACAGAATATGGTCTCGACTATGATGAATATGGCCGTTCGGTGGAAGACGACGCGCCCATCTCTCCAACCGATGCCCGACAATGGCTATTCGATCGTGAGCGTGGTCAACAGAGTGTGTCATCGTTCCTAGCCAATCATCGTGACATCGAAGAAGAGGACGAAGAGCAATGCGAACCGAACCGGAGAAATTCGGAAGTAAGGCCAATAAACACTGTAACATTGCCGATCATCATTTTGTGTTAACGCTTTTGTTGTTCCAGTCATTCGAGAGGCCACCACTGGCTGATGACGACCGGGCGAAATTGGAGTCAGCCatcgacgaaattcgaaatgttaTCGGCGATGCTGCGTCCGATCGTCAATTGGTCGCAACGGTTATGCGTAATAATTTCGATTATGAAAAATCGCTGgctgaaattttgaatgagaTGAGCCAGAAGCAAGAGCCACAG is from Bradysia coprophila strain Holo2 unplaced genomic scaffold, BU_Bcop_v1 contig_396, whole genome shotgun sequence and encodes:
- the LOC119082214 gene encoding iron-sulfur cluster assembly 2 homolog, mitochondrial, producing the protein MASIAIRLARQTSANTIWKSAKRTYVTQPPNLKLTDNCIKRVQEICSDNKSFLRITVDGGGCSGFQYKFDIDDKISDEDSFLGPDNRIVIDNVSLEYCAGSTIDYHVELIKSGFRIVNNPKAEQGCSCGASFALKLD